The Cucumis melo cultivar AY chromosome 5, USDA_Cmelo_AY_1.0, whole genome shotgun sequence genome has a segment encoding these proteins:
- the LOC103491551 gene encoding uncharacterized protein LOC103491551 — protein sequence MNDQNSMINQAQMISMNHPQMANQPPHVINQQQVINQPQFLNQSQVMNHSQRISPNLLPQQPQAMLQSGRIISQTQPPMMNGNYKVWGHPQAPLDPNKKFRNFPKPNYGNMKQSGSGRGNWKGKGVSDKRTNNRRSVKPLPGSLSAQNNGGGYQPPSLYELQSQNRNKARKFYSKKKFNNRFAPYAPRNTSSFIIRAKKSGGIASLVSPCPVTPAVLPSPMFSPSREALGDMAKEEWGVDGYGSMKGLIRLRGSENKAEVQVEEEEEGSGGSSDSDVEEHLEVERRLDHDLSRFEMIYQNYGVEYNNCLENTVDDQDSHIAQLEEENLTLKERLFIMETEVVELRRKLQLLEGGNAAIDDVNEEVVENVSENESDGGLEIEYVSEIRQNQDINVDSKEEDEKVLEIEGKS from the coding sequence ATGAACGATCAGAATTCGATGATAAATCAAGCTCAAATGATTAGTATGAACCATCCGCAGATGGCAAACCAGCCTCCTCATGTGATCAACCAACAACAGGTGATTAATCAACCTCAGTTTCTGAATCAAAGCCAGGTGATGAACCATTCTCAGAGAATTTCGCCGAATCTTTTGCCGCAGCAGCCTCAGGCCATGTTGCAGTCCGGGAGGATCATCAGTCAGACTCAGCCGCCTATGATGAATGGCAACTATAAGGTATGGGGTCACCCGCAGGCTCCTTTGGATCCTAACAAGAAGTTCCGCAACTTCCCGAAGCCTAACTATGGAAATATGAAGCAGTCAGGGTCGGGGCGAGGCAATTGGAAGGGAAAAGGTGTTAGTGACAAGAGGACAAACAATAGGAGATCGGTAAAACCCTTACCGGGTTCTCTAAGTGCTCAAAATAATGGTGGTGGGTATCAACCTCCAAGTCTTTATGAGTTGCAGTCTCAAAATCGTAACAAAGCTCGTAAGTTCTATTCAAAAAAGAAGTTCAACAACAGGTTTGCACCTTATGCACCTCGGAATACCTCGTCTTTTATAATTCGTGCAAAAAAGTCTGGTGGGATCGCTTCACTTGTGTCTCCTTGTCCTGTAACTCCAGCAGTACTCCCTTCTCCAATGTTCTCCCCTTCAAGGGAGGCGTTGGGTGATATGGCGAAAGAAGAATGGGGTGTTGATGGTTATGGATCAATGAAAGGGTTAATTAGGCTTCGAGGTTCTGAGAATAAGGCGGAAGTGcaggtggaagaagaagaggaaggtAGTGGTGGGTCGAGTGATAGTGACGTAGAGGAACATTTGGAGGTAGAACGTAGATTGGACCATGACTTGAGCCGGTTTGAGATGATATATCAGAACTACGGAGTAGAGTACAATAACTGTTTGGAAAATACGGTTGATGATCAGGATAGCCATATAGCTCAGTTGGAAGAGGAGAACTTGACACTGAAGGAGAGACTTTTTATTATGGAGACTGAGGTTGTTGAGTTGAGGAGGAAGTTGCAACTTCTCGAGGGGGGAAACGCAGCTATCGACGATGTGAATGAGGAAGTAGTGGAGAACGTATCTGAGAATGAGAGTGATGGAGGCTTGGAGATTGAGTATGTATCTGAAATTAGACAAAACCAAGATATTAATGTTGATTCTAAGGAGGAAGATGAAAAAGTCTTAGAGATTGAGGGGAAGTCGTAA
- the LOC103491678 gene encoding bifunctional fatty acid conjugase/Delta(12)-oleate desaturase-like, translating to MTLTLGWPMYLAFNNSGRVYDRFTSHYDPNSPIFTEKERLQVQISNAGVLTILYLLYKLAVTKGITWVIRLYLLPLTVMNVFVVLISSLQHTHPSLPYYDSSQWDWLRGNLVTVDRDYGKILNKMLHNITDTHVIHHLFPSMPHYNAAEATRAVKEVLGEYYQFDETPILKAAWREFRECVYVEEDDNEEGDSEGFRSKGVFWFRNKL from the coding sequence ATGACCCTCACACTTGGCTGGCCAATGTACTTAGCCTTCAACAATTCAGGCCGTGTCTATGATAGATTCACCAGCCACTACGATCCAAACAGCCCAATATTCACCGAAAAGGAACGACTTCAAGTTCAAATATCCAATGCGGGAGTCTTAACCATTTTATACTTACTCTACAAATTGGCTGTTACAAAAGGAATCACGTGGGTCATTCGACTGTACTTACTGCCTTTAACTGTTATGAATGTGTTTGTGGTGTTGATATCATCTTTACAACATACACACCCTTCATTGCCGTATTACGATTCTAGTCAGTGGGATTGGCTGAGAGGGAATTTAGTCACGGTTGATAGAGATTACGGGAAGATTTTGAATAAAATGTTACATAATATAACGGATACACATGTGATTCATCACTTGTTCCCTTCAATGCCGCATTACAACGCGGCGGAGGCGACGAGAGCGGTGAAGGAAGTGCTGGGAGAGTACTATCAGTTTGATGAGACGCCTATCTTGAAGGCTGCATGGAGGGAGTTTAGAGAATGTGTTTATGTAGAGGAAGATGATAATGAGGAGGGGGATTCAGAAGGTTTTAGAAGTAAAGGGGTGTTTTGGTTTCGTAACAAGCTTTGA
- the LOC103491549 gene encoding enoyl-[acyl-carrier-protein] reductase [NADH], chloroplastic-like: MAAAASNLQIATLRHCQLPSRKGFKPSGTTLGSCSKVPSWAKLSSCSNISSLPFFQRKFVSSSVKYERTVTKAMAEASESKPGSGLSIDLKGKRAFIAGVADDNGYGWAIAKSLAAAGAEILVGTWVPALNIFESSLRRGKFDESRVLPDGSLMEITKVYPLDAVFDSPEDVPEDIKTNKRYAGSSNWTVKEVAESVKQDFGSIDILVHSLANGPEVTKPLLETSRNGYLAALSASSYSYISLLKHFVPIINPGGSSLSLTYIASERIIPGYGGGMSSAKAALESDTRVLAFEAGRKHKIRVNTISAGPLRSRAAKAIGFIDMMIDYSSANAPLQKELSAEEVGNAAAFLASPLASAITGAVIYVDNGLNAMGVGVDSPIFKDLDIPTDKH, translated from the exons ATGGCAGCAGCAGCTTCTAACCTTCAGATAGCGACACTAAGACACTGCCAATTGCCGTCTAGGAAAGGGTTCAAACCATCTGGAACAACCCTTGGCAGTTGTTCTAAAGTACCATCATGGGCTAAGCTTTCGAGTTGTAGCAATATATCATCTTTACCATTTTTCCAGCGGAAGTTTGTTTCATCTTCTGTGAAATATGAGAGAACTGTAACCAAAGCAATGGCTGAAGCTAGTGAGAGTAAGCCTGGCTCTGGGCTGTCAATTgatttaaaag GTAAGAGAGCATTTATTGCTGGTGTAGCTGATGATAATGGATATGGTTGGGCAATTGCAAAATCTCTGGCAGCGGCTGGTGCTGAAATTCTTGTTGGCACGTGGGTGCCT GCCTTGAACATTTTTGAATCCAGCTTGAGACGTGGAAAGTTTGATGAATCACGAGT ACTCCCTGATGGATCTCTCATGGAGATCACAAAAGTATATCCTCTAGATGCAGTTTTTGATAGTCCTGAAGATGTTCCCGAAGAT ataaaaacaaacaaacggTACGCTGGATCCTCAAATTGGACTGTAAAG GAAGTTGCTGAGTCTGTGAAGCAAGACTTTGGCAGCATTGACATTCTTGTGCACTCCCTTGCTAATGGACCGGAG GTAACAAAACCTCTGTTGGAGACGTCTCGAAATGGTTATCTAGCAGCTTTATCCGCATCAAGCTACTCTTATATATCTCTACTGAAGCATTTTGTTCCAATCATTAATCCAG gtggttcttcattatctctCACATACATAGCATCTGAAAGGATCATTCCTGG ATATGGAGGTGGCATGAGTTCTGCCAAAGCTGCTTTGGAGAGTGATACACGA GTACTTGCTTTTGAAGCTGGAAGAAAACACAAAATTAGAGTGAACACAATATCTGCTG GTCCACTAAGAAGTCGAGCTGCAAAAGCAATTGGTTTTATTGACATGATGATTGACTATTCATCAGCCAATGCACCCTTGCAGAAAGAACTATCTGCCG AGGAGGTGGGGAATGCAGCTGCCTTCTTGGCATCACCTCTGGCTTCTGCCATTACCGGAGCTGTTATCTACGTCGATAATGGTTTGAACGCAATGGGCGTAGGAGTCGATAGCCCGATATTTAAGGATCTAGATATTCCAACAGACAAGCATTAG